A window from Onychostoma macrolepis isolate SWU-2019 chromosome 07, ASM1243209v1, whole genome shotgun sequence encodes these proteins:
- the si:ch211-260e23.8 gene encoding protein C19orf12 homolog translates to MSSRVDDVMQLCCEVSASRKMKAAVKSSGKGAAAAGGGAFVGGMVGGPAGIAVGGTLGGLLGTWMTSGQFKPLPEIIKELPPEYKEKLYSDVMGALGTLDWTDVAGLIVLVMGSATLQEQVLAAILTYATKELKAEVQYGN, encoded by the exons ATGAGCAGTCGAGTGGATGATGTTATGCAGCTTTGCTGTGAGGTCTCGGCCAGCAGGAAGATGAAAGCAGCCGTGAAGAGCTCTGGAAAGGGAGCTGCAGCGGCTGGCGGAGGTGCTTTTGTAGGGGGAATGGTTGGAGGCCCAGCCGGAATAGCTGTTG GTGGTACTTTGGGAGGTCTCTTGGGAACTTGGATGACCAGTGGCCAATTCAAACCTCTTCCTGAGATCATCAAGGAGTTGCCTCCAGAATATAAGGAGAAACTGTACTCTGATGTCATGGGTGCATTGGGCACACTGGACTGGACAGACGTGGCTGGTCTCATTGTTCTGGTTATGGGCAGTGCCACTCTGCAGGAACAAGTGCTTGCTGCTATCCTCACTTATGCCACAAAAGAGCTGAAGGCTGAAGTGCAGTATGGAAACTGA
- the zgc:101715 gene encoding protein C19orf12 homolog-like, which yields MANRKDDIMKLCCEISASKKIKAAFKNSAKGAAVAGGTAFVGGLLGGPAGIAVGAAVGGVLGGWMTSGQFKPLPEILMEMAPAQQEQLYSDVMAILGTLKWTDVPQLIAQVNGNATLHEQVLGAILNYTKNQLKADVRYED from the exons ATGGCAAATCGAAAAGATGATATAATGAAACTTTGCTGTGAAATCTCCGCAAGTAAGAAGATAAAAGCAGCATTTAAAAACTCAGCGAAAGGAGCTGCAGTTGCTGGAGGAACTGCTTTTGTTGGAGGGCTCCTCGGTGGTCCAGCAGGCATCGCTGTTG GTGCTGCTGTGGGAGGTGTGCTGGGAGGATGGATGACCAGCGGCCAATTCAAGCCTCTTCCTGAGATCCTCATGGAAATGGCTCCTGCACAGCAGGAGCAACTGTACTCTGATGTCATGGCCATATTGGGTACACTGAAGTGGACTGACGTTCCTCAGCTAATAGCTCAAGTTAATGGGAATGCCACTCTACATGAGCAGGTCCTGGGTGCCATACTCAATTATACTAAAAACCAACTCAAAGCTGATGTGCGGTATGAAGACTGA